The Aythya fuligula isolate bAytFul2 chromosome 1, bAytFul2.pri, whole genome shotgun sequence nucleotide sequence GTTTGCTAAAAACCCTACTGCTAACCCTTCAATTTTCCTCAAACTCATCTTGCCATAAAGGATTCCAAAGCAGGAGCTTCCCTGTGCTCCTTTTTAACAAACTCCCTCACAAAGAATTCATGCAGGTTTTCTGCTATGTGAGCATGTATCCATCCATCAGTCTTGGATAATTCTACCTTTTAAAGATCTTTTGAGCCTGTTTATGTTTTGTCAGTCTTCACTCACctgatttatttgaaaaagaaataaaatattgtaatgaGGTCTCACTACGTGTACAATAAGCAGGTAAATGGAGATaagaaggttttctttttcatattgttactgctgctttttcttaatGGAGAGATACTGTGGTTTAGCAGAGGATCTGAGAGGCAAGGATCAGACTTATCCTTTCAATCTGGACTGTTTGGCTTGCATCcacactatttttttcctgtagagataagggtgattttttttgattgttattatttgtgtttgttgttgtaaTACCATAATATTAAAATCACTATCTATAGACATGTCTAACTCACTTGAAGGTGGAGGTTGTTCATGACGGATAAGAAAATGATGTCATGATGGTGtgtgtttgattgttttttaaatttattggaAATATTTGGTAATATATTTCATCAGACTAAAGTACTGCAATATAATTACAGCTGTAGCTTGTAGAGGGAAAAATATTGTGCTATTACAGCTTTAGCTGTCAGAGTTTCAAATTGTAACTTCAGAATGACTGCCCAAGGAGTAAATTGTGAATCCTTGTAGTGATGAACACAGCGTACATCTTGTTTCTGAAAACTACCTGTAATGCTTTTGTAACTAGATATGGAAAGTGGAAAAAGGACCGGATGGAAAAGCTATTGTGGAATTCTTGTCCAACCTCGCCCGCCATACCAAAGCAGTAAATGTTGTGCGCTTCTCCCCCAGCGGTGAGATCCTAGCGTCTGGTGGAGATGGTGAGTGATAATGCATAATGAAGCTAACCTAAAGAAGCTGTTTGTGCGTCTGGTGAGTGGAGGGGGGAAATGAATGTGGGGGAATGAACGTTCATACCTGTTTCTTGCACTTCTATCTGTGGACTCCTGTGTGCCCTCTTGATTGTAGTTGGGGAATGCTTGTCATGCAGTTCCTAAGTAAGTTCTCACTGTCTGTGTGTCTGAAAGGATGTATTCCAGATATAAAATAgttgctgtttctgtttcagaggCGGGGAGACTGAGTGTATTGCCTAGCATCATactgagatgctgcagcagaatCTGTAAATTTATCCCTGTCCCTCCAGGGCCATGTAGGTTCTTCAGTTTCAGTAGGGACAGCGTTAGGTGGGTGGGTGAGACAGAGCTGAGTGTTACCTGCCTCGCtggaagattttcaaaagcctGAAGTGCAGAAGCATAGCCAGCTCTAACCAAAAGTAAATTGAAAAGTAAGTATTTAACTCTCGTCTTACTCCTGGGAACCTCTGTATTCTTTTTATTAGCattacataaaaaatacatagattAAAATCAGTAGCTCACACTGGAGGAGGGTAAAGCAGTCTCTTCTTCTTCATCACAAATTAAGGCTTGATTTTCATGTGTCATACGTGAGAACTGTAATGTTAAACTAAATGTAACATATTAACAAAACAAGTGGAAAAGAAGGCTTCATAGTATTTCTTCTACAgatgctgttattttgttgtggAAGCTGAATGATAGCAAAGAACTGGAACCACTGGCTTTTCAGGATGAAGATGAAGCACAGCTCAACAAGGAGAACTGGACGGTTGTTAAAACTTTAAGGTAGTTCAATATTTTTTagcttgctttctgttctgGGTTTTTGATTCTGCAGTGGCTTTTGTCATATGGTATGGTCTCATGCTCAGTGTATTTAGAACTTCAATACTCTCTAAGATTTGTTTACTCCAATGTTCGTCCTTTtagcatcttttattttttcgtTTGATGCAGTGCCAACCTGCTTCCTCTTAGTTAAGGCATTTACGTGACTTAATTTACATGACATGACTGATGTGCTCTGAAACTGGTTCCTGAGATTTGCAGTCACTTAAAGTTtaacgtgtgtgtgtatatatatgtgtataaagaaaatgtgaagttttatttattaacttcaTAGTGGAAATTTTGATcattattaaagcaaaaaatgtcaGTAGTTGAAATGGTTCGTTGAAATTTGCCAGCTGTGAAGCTTTCACTTGCTGTGAAGCTAGACCAGTCTTTTTCAACTGATTCTTTTTAATAGTTCAAAATCCAATATATTATTATTCAAACTTATTATTATTCAATAATAATTATTCAATTCAAACCTATTATTATTCAAACTATTATTCATATTATTATAGTATTCAAACTATATAGTAAAATATACACACTGTGCCTGTTAAGTCTAGGTCGGTATTAGCTGACAGTGACTAAGGCATTAAACCAATGCTGGCAGTTGGAATGTGTTCTGTTCTCACTCAGCAGAAAATTGAAGGAAATAAGTGGTTCTGCAGTACTTCTTGATGAGCAGTATTTATACCTGCTCCATTTTCTGTGTAGTACCTGTTAAAAGTTTTGGTCTCTGTCTATATTGATCAAATTGTTAAGAATTTATGctatattacaaaaaataagcaactgTGCTATACATAACTGTTACAGTCCTTGCAACTGTCGTGGCGTATGTGCAAACAGTTTCAAACATGCTAGTGAAATTGCATGAAGCACCGGCAGGATCCTTAGGAGCATCAAGCTCTTAAAGCAAACCAGGCCAACCCCCCTTCCATAAATTTAGcattgcaaaaattaaaaatttaaagctATGACACTGTATGGCAAATCTTTAAACTTCAGGCAATACAAATTGGTTTCAGTGAAGTCCTTCTAGGTGGTTCTGAATATCTTACAATGTTTGTTCAGTTGCAACTAAATCAAccttaattttctgtatttcatgtgGTTCTGGTGAGTGCGCGTATTTGTTTAttgctcttaaaaaaatcataaatatgcAGTAAAGTCATCTTGAATAGTGACACTTCTAGGCTTCTTTGGTGTAGCGTTCTGTTTGTACAGATCCTACAACTCTTCATTTGCTGATCTTTAGATATAAATTCATAATTTCAAATGCAAGTTTTTTATTGTCTGTggcaaaaaaaaggaatgttgAAAAGGCAGGTTTATGTTGCATAGAAGGTTGgttgtgcttttaaaaacattccatTGCCTCCTGAATATGGAAGTTTTTTAGAAGCTGAAAATCTTGCTGTTCATTTTActtccatgatttttttatttgtatctctgatttatttttttttttacctgaaattGTGCAAAACTTTTATGTTTACGTGTATCTGTTCACCTTAATAATTGGTTTCGTCTCTGCTGGCTTCTAGAGGTCACTTAGAAGATGTATATGATATTTGTTGGACTTCTGATGGAAATTACATGGCATCTGCTTCTGTAGATAACACAGCGATAATGTGGGATGTCAATAAAGGTAAATGCTGTTTCTTATTTGTGGCTTCAGTACTGTCTTAGGGTATTTAccaaaatagttaaaaatgtttttttttttgtgagagaGCAGTCCACTTAGTTGCTAAACTTTTGGAATTGTGAGGCAGGTAGCCCAGCACATAAAGATAAACTCTAATATGAGGGTATCTAATGACTTAATACTATGTCATCTCTTCACCTCAGGTGACtgggaaagcaaacagcaccctttttctttcccaaagggTGAAGGTATAGGGTTTCTTTCCCTATACAAATGTCTTGTGTATCATTTGCTcacctccccccaccccacccaacaaacaaaagtaaacaaGTAACTAACTACCTTGGTCAAAACCATGAAGAACATTTAGCATGTAGGCTGTTTCGTTTTGCAAGATGTGACACTTTTTTAGGCTCTGTTCAGCaaaacacttttgtttgttctctgttGCTACGGAATTGCATGTATTCTCCAAGAAAAGCCCATCTATAGAAGTTCCTTTGGACTATCCCAGAATATTTAGCACTCTGCAGTTTCCAGCCATGTATGTATGTAGTAACCAGTTAGGTTAGGTTGCTTGACAGTGGGTTGGTGTTTTCTTATTAGCAGCGTGGTcattacttttaatttcaatCTACTGTGGAAATATTTGACTTTCCCTCGGGTTAAACTTTAATCTTGCATTTCGTATGCTTAgtatctaataaaaaaaataaagtaggatCCAGGATTATTTCTCAGTTCCTGCGCCATGGAAGTATGAATGTTCTGCTGctgacattttttcatgttcttggTTTGGATGCTTAATATCTCTCCCATCCTGTGTTCACATACACTCCTTTACCATAAATACAAGAATGTTCAACTAAGTGTGTATGTGCTCAGAGCTTAAGTACGTGCAGGCAGATGGTGATGAAATGTCCTGCATCTTGGACTGCTTGTGACAACTTTAAATGGACATATCTATTCAAACTTTTACTAAAAAAAGCTGGATGTCCTTTTATGTTGCTTACGTAATATATGTGTAATGTCTTCCGTTCTCACTGCTTTCTTTTAGCACTAAATCATTGCTGCAGAGGAGTTTTGTGTCTTCTAAGTGGAGACAACTAATAAAATGGAAGTAAGAAGCCATTAATGGAAAATGTAGGCTTTGTGGTTGAAGTTGAAGATACATGAAAGTAAAGAGCTTCAAGGAGAGGTTCTTATAATATCCAGGCTAAAAGCTtgcatggtttaaaaaaaaaaaaaaaatggcaggaaGAAAGCgaataataaaaatccataGGGCTGTTTAGTACAAAGACAACATCACTAGCCTTAGAAATCCTACAGGCACAAACTGCTGGCAACTCTCAAGGCATCCTGGAGAAATATCATTATGTGCTAAGTTTCTTCTTACACTCTTAGGCATGTGTTGTTGGTCACTGTCTGAGAACAACTGGGCCAGAAGGACTTCAGGAATTACGCAGCATGGCCTCAGCTCTTTGTGTAATCTTTTCAAAGAGCTGttcctttgaaacaaaatgacaCTACAATACTAGAAGAAAGTCTGTCACTGGTATTCAAAACATAGTATTTCATGAGAATTTTCTGTAACTCATCATGATGCTTTGGATTTGTGACATTCATGTTAGGTCAGAGGGTTCAAGCCTTTGAAAGATCTTCAAGATCCAGTGAGCACGAGCTAGCACTGCTGTAGaggtatttctgaaagctgtgtgtgtggaAGCCATCAGTCAGTCTGcgtgcagaatattttttcagtgccTGCTCAGCAGAGTAGGTGAGTTTCCACAGCCCCAGAGAGCAGCGCCTGGCTATCTAGCCCCAgctgaaagctgtgttttagTGCTGGAATTTCTGTCTCTGTATTCAGCCAGAAATCTGCCAAGGTCAGTTAATTGTTGAGGAGTACTCTAGAtgtttgtgactttttttttttttttttttctaatcagaaAGGTTTTGAAATATATCATCTGGCACATTTGATGCCTGAACCAAGCTGCTTGTCTGAGTTAGTTTGCAGGGAACAAGCCTTAAATTAGTGTGTACCAATTGGCTGCATTTATGTCTAGAATCTGTTTTTTGTCTAGGATATTTCTGTTTCCAACATTCTTGTCAGGTACCATCAAAATAAGgttgtctaaaaaaaaatatttgtttgcattttaaaacatcttgccttgttttatttctgaaatgaagaaatgtttttaaaacacatttgaatTCAGAATTTGGAAACTGTTTGTAATTTCAGGGCAGAAGGTTTCAATATTAAATGAACACAAGAGTTATGTCCAAGGAATAACCTGGGATCCGCTAGGCCAGTACATTGCAACTCTGAGTTGTGATAGGTGAGCTGATGGTCTAAGTGTTTTGCCTTAGAGTTCTTGAGATAAATGTGACTTTTGCCTATGTTCAGACTGTTTTCTAAAAAGGTTGATGTGAAAGCAACGTTATAATTCAGTTACCTTTTGCTTGTAGTAAATGATTCGTGAGGTCTGAGTGTCTTTTCTAAATGGCAAGTAAGCTTATATAACCTGTTTTAGAAAATTGTCTTCAGGAAATAAGCTTTCATGATATTAGAGATACCAGATACATCTTAAGAGATCGCTGCATTCTCTGATTGTCAGTGAGCTACTAAGTCCATCCTTGTCAGTGCATTTTAGAGAAAGATATAAACAGGTTAAGAAATCagttacaaataatttttttcactgatgtaTTTCTTTCGCCCTCTTGCTCCCTCCATCCCAGGCAGTTTTGTAAGTGATGTCATTGGGAAAGCAAACACACACTTCATAAACTTGGCCTTTGTCAGAACTTTGCAGTTCAGCTTAAGCTGTCTAGGGCATGTGTGCTGCTCAGGAGGGGTCGCAGCTGGCTAATAAATGTGTGTCATTTGGCACCAGTTGCAAGGAAAATTACTGTAGTGGAGGAAAAGTAGTTTTGATTTAAGATTTGCAATAGGCTCAGAAAAATGATGAGTTAATGGCTGCTAGGTCATTATAagcctttattttctgataatCAGTTATGTGAAATTTGTGTGcttccattaaaacaaaaggcagTGGAACACAAACCAGCATAACCCAGAGAAGGCTTCAGTGGGTGTCTGAGCTGGCAGAAAGTATGGGATGGTGGGACCAGCAGTTGGATTTGCTTTGGCTACCTGCTGTTTACTGAAATGAAGTCAGTGGAGTTCAAACCTTCTCTGTGCAGTTAGACTCTGGTTTTCATGTCTTCCAAAGGAAACTGAATTAAAGCCTAGAAATATAACTAATTGTCTCTGAGGCGAGTTCCTATTTCACGGGAACATATTAGCTACTACAGCACAGGTAGGAATGGCGTGGCTGTTCACTGTCCATTAATTCCCTTATTTCTCTATGAATGcacatagaatcatataatggTACTTTACAAACCTCATTGAATTAAATAGTTGGCAGTGATTAATTGCTTGCTTAGCCATAAAGACATGTCCTCCCTGGTGGTGTCTCATGAACAGAGTTACAATTACTGGGTGattgtcatttatttttggcagtCTTGACTGAAAAGTGAGATGTTTTAACGCTGTGTAAATCTTGAGGTGAAGGGAAGCTGGTTACAGCTAACTGTGCTCTCCACCGCGTAGGGTCCTGCGAGTATACAACACACAAACCAGGCGTGTAGCATTCAACGTTACCAAGATGCCATCTGGGTCGGGAGCTGAAGGAGAGGTATGTTGTGCTGCTGCTACTGGAGAATATGCTGGGTGCTATTCTGTATGACTTACTCTGTTCTCCAAAACTAAAGGggcaaatattttctattcacGCAATCCACATATCAAATAGTTTTGTCTGTATCTAACTTCCACATTTTGTTAGTAGAGACCTCTTCAGGTTTCTTCTGTCGTTGTAGAAGTGACTAACAGTGCCTGCTGCTTTTGATCTCTTGCAAGTTCAGCTGAATAAAGTAGTAACACAGCGTCTTTGGCTGTAAATAGTAAAAATGGCATGGAAAAAATAGTATGTGTGATGAATTTTTAATAGACTTAAAACATGTCGGTCAGAGTGTGGCTGTACATTTATTAATGGATATGACAGAGCATTAATCTTTTTGTAAATTTCAGGCTGTTGAATTTAAAAGGGGGTCtggtttttaagaaaaataggaTTAGAATTTCCTAAATTTTTCACTAATTTTTAAGAGGgaacttttttctcctcacaaataattcaaagtaaaataacaCTTCTAAGCTAGCTATAgcctttttaattccttttattcctttttttttttttttgtgaaatatttgtaaCAGTTTTATAGAGACTAAAGAACAGACCTGAGAGAAGTCTCTTTGCCATTATAGAAGCTTTCCTTAAACCTCTACTCCTAGAGTTAAAATTAAATGCCTAACGAACAGGTTTTTACACTGACTCTTACATAATGTTCTCCAGGTTATTAATACTTCTTGATTACTGGTCTAATGTGACTGCTCTTAGAGTGTTTTGATTAGCTGAAGAGGGATCAGCGTTATTTTTCTTAGCTGTGAAGAATTTATtgcaaagggggaaaataagTTTGAAGGAATCATggtttctaaaatatttatcttttattttaaaagctgtgtgaGGTTGGACTGTACAACTAGATGACTTTTCGTGCTTGGATTCCAGCTGACATATTCGTGGCACTTCTTGCAATATTTTCAATGTTACAGGCTAGGAGCTATCGGATGTTTCATGATGACAGCATGAAGTCATTTTTCCGCAGACTCAGTTTTACTCCTGATGGTTCCTTATTACTCACTCCAGGTATGTAAGAACATGTAATGTTTATTATACTTTACTTTGAATGTGCATTAGGATTACTTTCAAACTGCTAGGGGATGCTTATTTATCTGAATCGTGCCGTTCCTCCTTAATCATCTTCCTGTTGAAGGATATAGACACTCCACAATACTCATTCATTATCAATCCAGAACCTCAACCTTCTCTGGTGATAAAAGTTATATTTGTGGCATTTTTCTTAACTGAAACATGTGCATTGAAACAATACAGCTCTGTTTAAATAGAAACGAAGAACAATGAGTGGTTTCTTTTGACTGTCAGGTCTCTCatcatttttatccttttttaaaaacattctgcagTCATAGTAGAAATAACATTGGAAGGAGGGGATCAGTTTGCCCACATAAGCACTGCTTTTATAGGTGTCTGGCATCATCAAAAAGAAGCTTTGAGCGGGAAGTATATAAgggaaacacaaacagcattaaataaatatttgggaTGCCTTTTTAAGTTGTATTCAGGTTGCACAGCTCTTGCCCAACTGACAAGTCTTAATTCCTGAGAAGTAAAATGTTTATAGGCAGAAAGTGTGTACTCAGTACCTTTTTGACTTGATGAGTAATGTTTCTAcctctgtttttgcagctggCTGTGTTGAATCAGGAGAAAATGTAACAAACACCACGTATGTTTTCTCCAGAAACAATCTTAAAAGGTAGATTAAAAGatcaaaaatccttttattagaaaaaataatcaaatgctGGTTTCTGAAATACTTATTCTTCACAAAAGGCCTATAGGTCATCTGCCCTGTCCTGGAAAGGCAACTCTTGCTGTTCGCTGCTGCCCAGTCTACTTCGAGTTGAGACGAGCACTTAATAAAGGTACTGTAAATCCTTTGGGGATTATGATTTTTACAGCAAACGTGAAAAGGCCAGTGTGGCTGTTTATATGCAGGCCATATGATTTTATTCCCAAGCCTTTTAACATTCCTTAAGATAGTGTTGTACTACATCTTAGAAACTGTTTCCTGATTCTAAGACCCTGAATTCACCTCAAATACCTTGTGAATAGCTTTTGATACAGCGAATAAACTTCTTACTTGGCCTTGTAGGCTACAGAAATACTGTTTAGCATTTTCCTTTAacttttaatcattttctgtgaataaaagtaaataactTGGCTTAGCACTAAAGGAGCAAcccagtgaaatattttcttttagtcCCAACTACCCACATCACAGAAATGCCACAGAGTTGGTGTAGTTTGCAACAACCATTGATGTTTATTCAAGGAAGCCAAACTTGAAGCAATGCTGGTGTTACAGGCCAGAACAAGAGttctgaggaggggaagaatgGTATGAAGTTGCATGAGAACTGTGCTGGTATATGTGATGGTATACATTTATGGTGACTTTAATTTAAAGTATCTCCTAAGGTTAGTTTGTGTTGCCTTCGGTATTAAGGTGCATTAAGAATTTAAACTGGACAATATGACAgacttacaaaacaaaatattaccAACTTAGATTAACTAAATTTCTTCTGACTTCTCTCTCTTAAGTTAAACAATGGAGGGCAATCTTTAGGTAATAGAAATGTTAGTGCTTGGCATTAAGCTTTGTTTTGTAGAAGTGCCATTTTCTCAGCCATTATCTTGATGAataattaaatctttctttggGTTCATGACTAACTAGTGTGTTTACTGCCCTGTAATGAACACAAGAAAGAattctcagtgttttcatttctttacattCTAGATGAAAGTAGTCAGAAATCATCTCCTGCTCTGTTGAATTTGCCCTATCGCttggtgtttgctgttgcatCAGAAgattctgtgcttttttatGATACTGAGCAGTCTTTCCCCTTTGGCTATGTTTCTAACATACATTATCACACCCTCAGTGACATTTCATGGTATGTAACTGTTAGATTCTTAAAAGTTGTGatgggggggaaaggggaggttGTCCTTCTTATACACTGAGGCTGTGCACAACTTCCCGtgtcttgctttatttttgtatttcatttatgaaaCATCTTTGGTCACTGTCATTGTGATATCTGAACAGCAAGTCATCTCTTTTGCCCTGTAAACTGGAGAATTACAGTTCTTTGGTTGGGAAACAAGGTGCAAGCAGCCAAAGGACAAGTAGATAGCATTGTACAGACAAATAGAACATTTGTACAAATGCTAATGTACTTGGTTGCCTTTGGAAAGTACTCATTGTCCAGGCAGTGTTACTGGTAATAATGATGTTATTCAGAAATTTTAAAGGTCATCTCTGTGCTCAGGTATCTGTGTCCTGGTCAAATTACACTTTATCTGCGCAGTTCTGCTTGGTGGTTCTTCATGTACTGCTTCTGAGTAATTTATCTGGCTTGATGCAGGAAGTCCAAACTGGAGCTGAAAATTGAAGCCAAGTCTTGCAAACAGGATAATCCCTCTGCTGGACCAGGCTTGTTACGCCTTTCTAGCCAGTATTCCTAAGCTGGAAGCCTGTATCAGAAGTTACAGCTGATGctcagaaactgaaaatcatTGTGTGTcaggaggaggggagcagaagAGAATAGGAAatcgtgtttttttttatcagtggtTGATACTACTTGATGAAATAAGTACCATCGTAGCTAAAGAGCTTAAACAGCTCTGCTGGTCAGAATGGGCAGACTTAAGCAATATTTCAGAAACTGTGGCTGAAGGGGTTTTGTACCTGCAATTGAACTGTGCCTGCTGAGATGAATGCATAATACCACTGATCACAGACAAGGCCAGAGAGATTAAATCAGATGTGAAGGCCAGACTTGAAGATCTTTGGTTCATTTGAATTGCATGTCTTTCACTTGAATGCAGTCTTATTTAGATGCTTGCATGTacttggggaagggaagaggaacagATTTGTGTTACAGAAGGAGAGGGGTGGgagttgaagaaaaaagttttaacttttttaatggaaaaaacaaatccaaataGGTCCAGTGATGGAGCCTTTCTTGCAATTTCTTCCACGGATGGATACTGTTCATTTGTTACCTTTGAGAAAGATGAACTGGGAATACCACTGAAGGAGAAGCCTCAGATAAATGTCAAGACTCCTGGTgcaacagagaagaaagtgaagaagagtcAGTGTCACAAAGCCATTTCCCCAGGCTCTAGGCTGACCGAGGGGACTCCTCCCAGCACTCCCACCCTCCAACCTAAGACACTTGCAGGTGCCGGTAAGGACTTGCCTTCCACACCTGCTGGCGTAAAAAATGTTCCAGTCCCATCTTCAGACGAGAGGAAAAtaagccagccagccagccagagTACTAAAGTAAACCAGCCCAAGAGGATTACTCTCAACACTTTGCAAGCATGGAGCAAGACGCCAAGGTGAGATTTATATTGCCGTTTGCAGTCATAAATCTGAAGGCCAAGACAAGCTGTGCTTGTGCTGCATTTAAAGGTTTGAGGTTTAGACATAAATTCCTAGCCTTCTGTCTTGGTGGTAGCTGTCTTGACATGGAACTTCTTGTTCCAGTTGTACTGCAGCTAAAAGGTCAGAATGTCTCTCAAATCCTAAATGTACAGTTCTTGCCTTTCTATCTAAAATGTGAAGAAGTAGCAAAGTAAACCTGTGCATGACATGTCTGTCCCATCTATATGGGAACTAACAAGTGAAAAGGTTTTAAGTAGTTGAAAGTTACCGTTGTCCGGAGGGCAGGGTGACAGCACAAATTaatcttcatgtttttttttgagagagaagcTATATTTTATCATGTTAGCTAATTTTGTTATGAGTGTTTTCTTGTAGTAGCATATGTGAGACTGCCAGTGGTATTTTCTTACGGTCCAGTTAATCTTCTGTCACTCTTGTGCTTATTTCTAAGTGCTATCCAGAAGatatttaacagaagaaaatagaaaatctgATGAGTGTGATGTAAAGaaaggacttcttttttttttcctccactagAGAATTGTTAGTGGACTTCATAGGGCAAAAGAATTCCCTAGAGTTTTAACAGTCTAAGGTGTTAACGTAGACAAGGCTAGCAGAGGAATGGTAAGCTGTTGCAGCAGAATTAAAAGCCTTAACAGGTGTCAAGAAACAGGCTAAAATCCTTACCTTTGCAAACAGTcttaacttgaaaatatttcaccaaAATAATATCTCCTGAAGGTCTGTTTCACATAACATATGCGAAAGTACTTTCCAGTGAAAAAGATAAATGTCTACTTAAAGTACTTCTAAAAGTGCCCTGCTCATCATATgataataagaagaaaagcataGTAACATACATCTAAACAATACATCTAAACAAAATAGTAAATTTAAAGGATTCTATGTATAGTATATGTTCAAATAAAGTGGCAGTGAAAGCTTTAAGTACTTGAactatttctgctcttttaaaGGAGAATAAACTTGATAACGCTGAAGCCAGATACACCAACCTCAGCATGTACAGATACAGTTCCTTTACCTCCTTCCTCAGAACAGGAACATGGTAAGCTTTTGTGGCTATTAGTATCCAGAAAAGATTTTTgccaatcatttttttttttccattgcgGACTTCTCTTATAAGTTATAAAAGTCAAATCAAGCACAAACCTAAAACTCATAGATTTTAAAGCTTCTTCATTGTCTGGGTGTGTTTGAAAAGTTCTTTTGACAGTATGAAGAATGGTGTTCTCACTATGGTTGTCTCAGGTAGCTGCTCATACATCACTACAGTTTAATAGTAATGGGAACATTAGCTGGCAGTTGAAATGCTAAAGAGTAAGCTTCCTTGGACGTGATGTCCTCCAGGTCACACAGGTAGGTTTTAAGGAGACTTTCTGCCCTTGTACTTTGAGCGTGTAATTGTTTCACGTGTTAGTCTCTCTCAAAATGGTTTCTTTCATGAGTGCTTAATTGTTAGTAAATCCAGCAAGCCAGTTCACTTCCTTAATCTGACTTCACTGAGCTTAAATGACTTTCATATCTGCCTGTTTCAGAGAGGCAACTACCATCTGATGACAGTCTTCAAAATCCCCCAGCATCTAAACGTCCTAGAACAGAGGAAATGCCTCTTTCTGCATCTGCT carries:
- the CHAF1B gene encoding chromatin assembly factor 1 subunit B, whose protein sequence is MKVITCEIAWHNKEPVYSLDFQRGADGKINRLASAGVDTAVRIWKVEKGPDGKAIVEFLSNLARHTKAVNVVRFSPSGEILASGGDDAVILLWKLNDSKELEPLAFQDEDEAQLNKENWTVVKTLRGHLEDVYDICWTSDGNYMASASVDNTAIMWDVNKGQKVSILNEHKSYVQGITWDPLGQYIATLSCDRVLRVYNTQTRRVAFNVTKMPSGSGAEGEARSYRMFHDDSMKSFFRRLSFTPDGSLLLTPAGCVESGENVTNTTYVFSRNNLKRPIGHLPCPGKATLAVRCCPVYFELRRALNKDESSQKSSPALLNLPYRLVFAVASEDSVLFYDTEQSFPFGYVSNIHYHTLSDISWSSDGAFLAISSTDGYCSFVTFEKDELGIPLKEKPQINVKTPGATEKKVKKSQCHKAISPGSRLTEGTPPSTPTLQPKTLAGAGKDLPSTPAGVKNVPVPSSDERKISQPASQSTKVNQPKRITLNTLQAWSKTPRRINLITLKPDTPTSACTDTVPLPPSSEQEHERQLPSDDSLQNPPASKRPRTEEMPLSASAEDQITCKTNK